The following are encoded together in the Drosophila takahashii strain IR98-3 E-12201 chromosome X, DtakHiC1v2, whole genome shotgun sequence genome:
- the X11L gene encoding uncharacterized protein X11L isoform X2 translates to MNLSNSCSDSSNESMVNPMQQQQQQERYVWEMRTRSPNVTPASTVLNSPDLNAELSYVPLQGLSPTSGGGGNGGGGTGGQGAARDSSNYYYQRPHLHQIRLGRSPGSQFETRDVLPQGLASPGSPTDVGKADGQCLRDGEIVVFDDIDTNWMNKPSSGGHRTPGSNEDVLKVTKMIGQLPIAEYEGSPRRFGSQTNAGGAPPPRKRPPGFPQRVSPTTSGVNNATASAKASVGNLIDLIDHEEEKTPTFDYLYEFSETRKVLEEFFKANPEDYAAESGDDIASSQQEYPATPMEQAYIGQRLARIPKDELYMVHRSPIKKPPNDQNPATAYQEHNDIELYIDSNSRSSGDLADTELEANLRRHSRNFTLSPETTDYDSNCGDLDSLSNDINCPTDYGKLYTSMPVLEDGLSSGHASDTENNVSVVCDQKQSSQSQFQPVHEHNGNGERLENGDYNVMSASMATLTTDASQSALISDFASLPMPPAPAPVPPPSSSSPPQIEIADASESMAMAAEADNPLDSHYGAVYAAALTEKSTALPSQAASEIQEAMKEIRSALQRAKTQPEKLKFCDEVLPTDPDSPVWVPRKTTAVSVAQAAATAADEEPDTDLETDRLLGQQRHDEQDFFADQQLADSNANEGTEIASNGHLNGMAVDNNNPNPNPMGNAKPQTYSTATIRQGIGTSLTPNSPDICQIVGTADISISSPEKLQFSKSPTGSIKSLKDSANSDKKAKSRNKEGLLEPKVLIEGVLFRARYLGSTQLVCEGQPTKSTRMMQAEEAVSRIKAPEGESQPSTEVDLFISTEKIMVLNTDLKEIMMDHALRTISYIADIGDLVVLMARRRFVPNSVVDPATASPLGDPLPSAAAAGMGESDESPPKEQALSKHNRTPKMICHVFESDEAQFIAQSIGQAFQVAYMEFLKANGIENESLAKEMDYQEVLNSQEIFGDELEIFAKKELQKEVVVPKAKGEILGVVIVESGWGSMLPTVVIANLMSSGAAARCGQLNIGDQLIAINGMSLVGLPLSTCQSYIRNAKNQTAVKFTVVPCPPVVEVKILRPKALFQLGFSVQNGVICSLLRGGIAERGGVRVGHRIIEINNQSVVAVPHDTIVKLLSSSVGEILMKTMPTSMFRLLTGQETPIYI, encoded by the exons ATGAACTTGTCCAATTCCtgcagcgacagcagcaacgAGTCCATGGTCAATCcgatgcaacagcagcagcagcaggagcgatATGTGTGGGAGATGCGCACCCGTAGTCCAAATGTAACGCCAGCCAGCACGGTGCTAAATTCGCCGGATCTCAATGCCGAGCTGTCCTACGTTCCGCTGCAGGGTTTGTCACCAACGAGCGGAGGGGGAGGAAACGGAGGAGGAGGTACTGGTGGTCAGGGTGCGGCCCGAGATTCCAGCAACTATTACTATCAGCGACCGCACTTGCATCAGATTCGGCTGGGCAGAAGTCCGGGCAGCCAATTCGAGACGCGGGATGTTCTGCCACAG GGTCTGGCCAGTCCCGGCTCGCCGACGGATGTGGGCAAAGCGGATGGCCAGTGTCTGCGGGATGGTGAGATCGTGGTCTTCGACGACATCGACACCAACTGGATGAACAAGCCATCGAGTGGTGGCCACCGAACGCCGGGCAGCAACGAGGATGTTCTGAAAGTGACCAAGATGATTGGCCAGCTGCCCATTGCCGAGTACGAGGGATCACCGCGACGATTTGGTAGTCAAACGAATGCAGGAGGAGCACCGCCACCGCGAAAACGTCCGCCGGGCTTCCCGCAAAGGGTTTCGCCCACAACCAGTGGCGTGAATAATGCGACTGCCTCGGCCAAAGCATCGGTGGGCAACCTAATCGATCTGATCGACCACGAGGAGGAGAAGACGCCCACTTTCGATTACCTGTACGAGTTCTCAGAGACGCGAAAGGTGCTGGAGGAGTTCTTCAAGGCGAATCCGGAGGACTACGCCGCGGAAAGTGGCGACGATATAGCCAGTTCG caacaggagtACCCAGCCACGCCCATGGAGCAGGCATATATTGGTCAGCGGCTGGCGCGAATACCCAAAGATGAGCTCTACATGGTGCACCGTTCGCCCATCAAGAAGCCA CCAAATGACCAAAATCCAGCGACGGCCTACCAGGAGCACAATGACATCGAGCTGTATATCGATTCGAATAGTCGCAGCAGCGGCGATCTGGCGGACACCGAGCTGGAGGCAAATTTGCGTAGGCATTCGCGCAACTTTACCCTTTCGCCGGAGACAACGGACTACGATTCGAATTGCGGCGATCTGGATAGTCTGTCCAATGACATCAACTGTCCCACGGATTATGGCAAACTGTATACGAGCATGCCCGTCCTGGAGGATGGCCTGAGCAGTGGTCATGCCTCCGACACCGAGAACAATGTCTCCGTGGTCTGTGACCAAAAGCAGTCGTCTCAGTCGCAATTCCAGCCGGTCCACGAGCACAACGGAAACGGCGAGCGGCTGGAGAACGGAGACTACAATGTGATGAGCGCCAGCATGGCCACGTTGACCACAGATGCCTCGCAATCGGCGCTGATAAGCGACTTTGCCTCGCTGCCTATGCCACCGGCACCAGCTCCAGTTCCGCCCccttcatcatcatcgccgCCCCAAATTGAGATCGCCGATGCCAGTGAATCCATGGCCATGGCCGCAGAGGCTGATAATCCGCTGGACAGTCACTATGGTGCCGTTTATGCAGCCGCTCTAACAGAAAAGTCAACTGCTCTGCCATCACAGGCTGCCTCGGAAATTCAGGAGGCCATGAAGGAGATTCGGTCCGCCTTGCAGCGGGCCAAAACGCAGCCGGAAAAGCTCAAGTTCTGCGACGAGGTGCTGCCCACAGATCCGGATTCCCCCGTTTGGGTGCCGCGCAAGACGACGGCGGTCTCGGTGGCTCAGGCTGCGGCAACGGCGGCGGACGAGGAGCCAGACACGGACCTGGAAACGGATCGACTACTGGGTCAGCAGCGGCACGACGAGCAGGATTTCTTCGCTGATCAG CAACTGGCGGATAGCAATGCTAACGAGGGAACAGAGATAGCCAGCAATGGACATCTGAATGGCATGGCCGTCGATAACAacaatccgaatccgaatccaatGGGCAATGCCAAGCCGCAGACTTACTCGACGGCCACCATTCGTCAGGGCATCGGCACCTCGCTGACGCCCAATTCGCCGGACATCTGCCAGATTGTTGGCACGGCGGACATCTCGATTAGTTCGCCGGAGAAGCTGCAGTTTAGCAAGAGTCCCACGGGCTCCATCAAGTCGCTGAAGGATTCGGCCAACTCGGACAAGAAGGCCAAGTCGCGCAACAAGGAGG GTCTTTTGGAACCCAAAGTTCTTATCGAGGGCGTGCTCTTTCGGGCCCGGTATCTCGGTTCGACTCAGCTTGTTTGCGAGGGCCAGCCGACCAAGTCGACCAGGATGATGCAGGCCGAGGAGGCCGTCTCCAGGATCAAG GCTCCCGAGGGCGAAAGCCAGCCGAGCACCGAAGTGGACCTGTTCATATCAACCGAGAAAATAATGGTGCTGAACACCGATCTCAAGGAGATCATGATGGACCATGCCCTACGCACTATATCCTATATAGCGGACATTGGCGATCTGGTTGTGCTGATGGCTCGTCGCCGATTCGTTCCGAATAGTGTGGTGGATCCAGCGACGGCCAGTCCCCTGGGCGATCCCCTTCCCAGTGCAGCGGCGGCGGGAATGGGTGAATCGGATGAGTCGCCGCCCAAGGAACAGGCCCTAAGCAAACATAATCGCACGCCCAAGATGATATGTCACGTTTTCGAGAGCGACGAGGCACAGTTCATAGCCCAGTCCATTGGACAGGCCTTTCAGGTGGCCTACATGGAGTTCCTCAAGGCGAACGGCATCGAGAACGAGAGTCTGGCCAAGGAGATGGACTACCAGGAGGTGCTCAACAGTCAGGAGATCTTCGGCGACGAGCTGGAGATCTTCGCCAAGAAGGAGCTGCAAAAGGAGGTGGTGGTGCCCAAGGCCAAGGGCGAAATCCTGGGCGTTGTGATCGTCGAGAGCGGCTGGGGCTCCATGCTGCCCACCGTGGTGATTGCCAATCTGATGAGTTCCGGTGCGGCTGCCCGCTGCGGTCAGCTGAACATCGGTGACCAGCTGATAGCCATCAATGGCATGAGCCTCGTCGGATTGCCGCTGTCCACCTGCCAGAGCTACATACGCAATGCCAAGAATCAAACTGCCGTCAAGTTCACCGTCGTGCCCTGTCCTCCGGTCGTCGAGGTCAAGATCCTGCGACCCAAGGCGCTCTTTCAGTTGGGTTTTAGTGTTCAAAATGGCGTG ATCTGTAGCCTTTTGCGTGGCGGCATTGCCGAGCGGGGCGGAGTACGCGTTGGCCATCGCATCATTGAGATTAACAACCAGAGCGTAGTGGCCGTTCCGCACGATACCATTGTCAAGCTGTTGTCATCCTCAGTGGGCGAG ATCCTCATGAAGACAATGCCCACGTCCATGTTTCGTTTGCTCACCGGCCAGGAGACGCCTATCTATATATAA
- the X11L gene encoding uncharacterized protein X11L isoform X3, producing MNLSNSCSDSSNESMVNPMQQQQQQERYVWEMRTRSPNVTPASTVLNSPDLNAELSYVPLQGLSPTSGGGGNGGGGTGGQGAARDSSNYYYQRPHLHQIRLGRSPGSQFETRDVLPQGLASPGSPTDVGKADGQCLRDGEIVVFDDIDTNWMNKPSSGGHRTPGSNEDVLKVTKMIGQLPIAEYEGSPRRFGSQTNAGGAPPPRKRPPGFPQRVSPTTSGVNNATASAKASVGNLIDLIDHEEEKTPTFDYLYEFSETRKVLEEFFKANPEDYAAESGDDIASSQQQEYPATPMEQAYIGQRLARIPKDELYMVHRSPIKKPPNDQNPATAYQEHNDIELYIDSNSRSSGDLADTELEANLRRHSRNFTLSPETTDYDSNCGDLDSLSNDINCPTDYGKLYTSMPVLEDGLSSGHASDTENNVSVVCDQKQSSQSQFQPVHEHNGNGERLENGDYNVMSASMATLTTDASQSALISDFASLPMPPAPAPVPPPSSSSPPQIEIADASESMAMAAEADNPLDSHYGAVYAAALTEKSTALPSQAASEIQEAMKEIRSALQRAKTQPEKLKFCDEVLPTDPDSPVWVPRKTTAVSVAQAAATAADEEPDTDLETDRLLGQQRHDEQDFFADQQLADSNANEGTEIASNGHLNGMAVDNNNPNPNPMGNAKPQTYSTATIRQGIGTSLTPNSPDICQIVGTADISISSPEKLQFSKSPTGSIKSLKDSANSDKKAKSRNKEVLIEGVLFRARYLGSTQLVCEGQPTKSTRMMQAEEAVSRIKAPEGESQPSTEVDLFISTEKIMVLNTDLKEIMMDHALRTISYIADIGDLVVLMARRRFVPNSVVDPATASPLGDPLPSAAAAGMGESDESPPKEQALSKHNRTPKMICHVFESDEAQFIAQSIGQAFQVAYMEFLKANGIENESLAKEMDYQEVLNSQEIFGDELEIFAKKELQKEVVVPKAKGEILGVVIVESGWGSMLPTVVIANLMSSGAAARCGQLNIGDQLIAINGMSLVGLPLSTCQSYIRNAKNQTAVKFTVVPCPPVVEVKILRPKALFQLGFSVQNGVICSLLRGGIAERGGVRVGHRIIEINNQSVVAVPHDTIVKLLSSSVGEILMKTMPTSMFRLLTGQETPIYI from the exons ATGAACTTGTCCAATTCCtgcagcgacagcagcaacgAGTCCATGGTCAATCcgatgcaacagcagcagcagcaggagcgatATGTGTGGGAGATGCGCACCCGTAGTCCAAATGTAACGCCAGCCAGCACGGTGCTAAATTCGCCGGATCTCAATGCCGAGCTGTCCTACGTTCCGCTGCAGGGTTTGTCACCAACGAGCGGAGGGGGAGGAAACGGAGGAGGAGGTACTGGTGGTCAGGGTGCGGCCCGAGATTCCAGCAACTATTACTATCAGCGACCGCACTTGCATCAGATTCGGCTGGGCAGAAGTCCGGGCAGCCAATTCGAGACGCGGGATGTTCTGCCACAG GGTCTGGCCAGTCCCGGCTCGCCGACGGATGTGGGCAAAGCGGATGGCCAGTGTCTGCGGGATGGTGAGATCGTGGTCTTCGACGACATCGACACCAACTGGATGAACAAGCCATCGAGTGGTGGCCACCGAACGCCGGGCAGCAACGAGGATGTTCTGAAAGTGACCAAGATGATTGGCCAGCTGCCCATTGCCGAGTACGAGGGATCACCGCGACGATTTGGTAGTCAAACGAATGCAGGAGGAGCACCGCCACCGCGAAAACGTCCGCCGGGCTTCCCGCAAAGGGTTTCGCCCACAACCAGTGGCGTGAATAATGCGACTGCCTCGGCCAAAGCATCGGTGGGCAACCTAATCGATCTGATCGACCACGAGGAGGAGAAGACGCCCACTTTCGATTACCTGTACGAGTTCTCAGAGACGCGAAAGGTGCTGGAGGAGTTCTTCAAGGCGAATCCGGAGGACTACGCCGCGGAAAGTGGCGACGATATAGCCAGTTCG cagcaacaggagtACCCAGCCACGCCCATGGAGCAGGCATATATTGGTCAGCGGCTGGCGCGAATACCCAAAGATGAGCTCTACATGGTGCACCGTTCGCCCATCAAGAAGCCA CCAAATGACCAAAATCCAGCGACGGCCTACCAGGAGCACAATGACATCGAGCTGTATATCGATTCGAATAGTCGCAGCAGCGGCGATCTGGCGGACACCGAGCTGGAGGCAAATTTGCGTAGGCATTCGCGCAACTTTACCCTTTCGCCGGAGACAACGGACTACGATTCGAATTGCGGCGATCTGGATAGTCTGTCCAATGACATCAACTGTCCCACGGATTATGGCAAACTGTATACGAGCATGCCCGTCCTGGAGGATGGCCTGAGCAGTGGTCATGCCTCCGACACCGAGAACAATGTCTCCGTGGTCTGTGACCAAAAGCAGTCGTCTCAGTCGCAATTCCAGCCGGTCCACGAGCACAACGGAAACGGCGAGCGGCTGGAGAACGGAGACTACAATGTGATGAGCGCCAGCATGGCCACGTTGACCACAGATGCCTCGCAATCGGCGCTGATAAGCGACTTTGCCTCGCTGCCTATGCCACCGGCACCAGCTCCAGTTCCGCCCccttcatcatcatcgccgCCCCAAATTGAGATCGCCGATGCCAGTGAATCCATGGCCATGGCCGCAGAGGCTGATAATCCGCTGGACAGTCACTATGGTGCCGTTTATGCAGCCGCTCTAACAGAAAAGTCAACTGCTCTGCCATCACAGGCTGCCTCGGAAATTCAGGAGGCCATGAAGGAGATTCGGTCCGCCTTGCAGCGGGCCAAAACGCAGCCGGAAAAGCTCAAGTTCTGCGACGAGGTGCTGCCCACAGATCCGGATTCCCCCGTTTGGGTGCCGCGCAAGACGACGGCGGTCTCGGTGGCTCAGGCTGCGGCAACGGCGGCGGACGAGGAGCCAGACACGGACCTGGAAACGGATCGACTACTGGGTCAGCAGCGGCACGACGAGCAGGATTTCTTCGCTGATCAG CAACTGGCGGATAGCAATGCTAACGAGGGAACAGAGATAGCCAGCAATGGACATCTGAATGGCATGGCCGTCGATAACAacaatccgaatccgaatccaatGGGCAATGCCAAGCCGCAGACTTACTCGACGGCCACCATTCGTCAGGGCATCGGCACCTCGCTGACGCCCAATTCGCCGGACATCTGCCAGATTGTTGGCACGGCGGACATCTCGATTAGTTCGCCGGAGAAGCTGCAGTTTAGCAAGAGTCCCACGGGCTCCATCAAGTCGCTGAAGGATTCGGCCAACTCGGACAAGAAGGCCAAGTCGCGCAACAAGGAGG TTCTTATCGAGGGCGTGCTCTTTCGGGCCCGGTATCTCGGTTCGACTCAGCTTGTTTGCGAGGGCCAGCCGACCAAGTCGACCAGGATGATGCAGGCCGAGGAGGCCGTCTCCAGGATCAAG GCTCCCGAGGGCGAAAGCCAGCCGAGCACCGAAGTGGACCTGTTCATATCAACCGAGAAAATAATGGTGCTGAACACCGATCTCAAGGAGATCATGATGGACCATGCCCTACGCACTATATCCTATATAGCGGACATTGGCGATCTGGTTGTGCTGATGGCTCGTCGCCGATTCGTTCCGAATAGTGTGGTGGATCCAGCGACGGCCAGTCCCCTGGGCGATCCCCTTCCCAGTGCAGCGGCGGCGGGAATGGGTGAATCGGATGAGTCGCCGCCCAAGGAACAGGCCCTAAGCAAACATAATCGCACGCCCAAGATGATATGTCACGTTTTCGAGAGCGACGAGGCACAGTTCATAGCCCAGTCCATTGGACAGGCCTTTCAGGTGGCCTACATGGAGTTCCTCAAGGCGAACGGCATCGAGAACGAGAGTCTGGCCAAGGAGATGGACTACCAGGAGGTGCTCAACAGTCAGGAGATCTTCGGCGACGAGCTGGAGATCTTCGCCAAGAAGGAGCTGCAAAAGGAGGTGGTGGTGCCCAAGGCCAAGGGCGAAATCCTGGGCGTTGTGATCGTCGAGAGCGGCTGGGGCTCCATGCTGCCCACCGTGGTGATTGCCAATCTGATGAGTTCCGGTGCGGCTGCCCGCTGCGGTCAGCTGAACATCGGTGACCAGCTGATAGCCATCAATGGCATGAGCCTCGTCGGATTGCCGCTGTCCACCTGCCAGAGCTACATACGCAATGCCAAGAATCAAACTGCCGTCAAGTTCACCGTCGTGCCCTGTCCTCCGGTCGTCGAGGTCAAGATCCTGCGACCCAAGGCGCTCTTTCAGTTGGGTTTTAGTGTTCAAAATGGCGTG ATCTGTAGCCTTTTGCGTGGCGGCATTGCCGAGCGGGGCGGAGTACGCGTTGGCCATCGCATCATTGAGATTAACAACCAGAGCGTAGTGGCCGTTCCGCACGATACCATTGTCAAGCTGTTGTCATCCTCAGTGGGCGAG ATCCTCATGAAGACAATGCCCACGTCCATGTTTCGTTTGCTCACCGGCCAGGAGACGCCTATCTATATATAA
- the X11L gene encoding uncharacterized protein X11L isoform X1, with protein sequence MNLSNSCSDSSNESMVNPMQQQQQQERYVWEMRTRSPNVTPASTVLNSPDLNAELSYVPLQGLSPTSGGGGNGGGGTGGQGAARDSSNYYYQRPHLHQIRLGRSPGSQFETRDVLPQGLASPGSPTDVGKADGQCLRDGEIVVFDDIDTNWMNKPSSGGHRTPGSNEDVLKVTKMIGQLPIAEYEGSPRRFGSQTNAGGAPPPRKRPPGFPQRVSPTTSGVNNATASAKASVGNLIDLIDHEEEKTPTFDYLYEFSETRKVLEEFFKANPEDYAAESGDDIASSQQQEYPATPMEQAYIGQRLARIPKDELYMVHRSPIKKPPNDQNPATAYQEHNDIELYIDSNSRSSGDLADTELEANLRRHSRNFTLSPETTDYDSNCGDLDSLSNDINCPTDYGKLYTSMPVLEDGLSSGHASDTENNVSVVCDQKQSSQSQFQPVHEHNGNGERLENGDYNVMSASMATLTTDASQSALISDFASLPMPPAPAPVPPPSSSSPPQIEIADASESMAMAAEADNPLDSHYGAVYAAALTEKSTALPSQAASEIQEAMKEIRSALQRAKTQPEKLKFCDEVLPTDPDSPVWVPRKTTAVSVAQAAATAADEEPDTDLETDRLLGQQRHDEQDFFADQQLADSNANEGTEIASNGHLNGMAVDNNNPNPNPMGNAKPQTYSTATIRQGIGTSLTPNSPDICQIVGTADISISSPEKLQFSKSPTGSIKSLKDSANSDKKAKSRNKEGLLEPKVLIEGVLFRARYLGSTQLVCEGQPTKSTRMMQAEEAVSRIKAPEGESQPSTEVDLFISTEKIMVLNTDLKEIMMDHALRTISYIADIGDLVVLMARRRFVPNSVVDPATASPLGDPLPSAAAAGMGESDESPPKEQALSKHNRTPKMICHVFESDEAQFIAQSIGQAFQVAYMEFLKANGIENESLAKEMDYQEVLNSQEIFGDELEIFAKKELQKEVVVPKAKGEILGVVIVESGWGSMLPTVVIANLMSSGAAARCGQLNIGDQLIAINGMSLVGLPLSTCQSYIRNAKNQTAVKFTVVPCPPVVEVKILRPKALFQLGFSVQNGVICSLLRGGIAERGGVRVGHRIIEINNQSVVAVPHDTIVKLLSSSVGEILMKTMPTSMFRLLTGQETPIYI encoded by the exons ATGAACTTGTCCAATTCCtgcagcgacagcagcaacgAGTCCATGGTCAATCcgatgcaacagcagcagcagcaggagcgatATGTGTGGGAGATGCGCACCCGTAGTCCAAATGTAACGCCAGCCAGCACGGTGCTAAATTCGCCGGATCTCAATGCCGAGCTGTCCTACGTTCCGCTGCAGGGTTTGTCACCAACGAGCGGAGGGGGAGGAAACGGAGGAGGAGGTACTGGTGGTCAGGGTGCGGCCCGAGATTCCAGCAACTATTACTATCAGCGACCGCACTTGCATCAGATTCGGCTGGGCAGAAGTCCGGGCAGCCAATTCGAGACGCGGGATGTTCTGCCACAG GGTCTGGCCAGTCCCGGCTCGCCGACGGATGTGGGCAAAGCGGATGGCCAGTGTCTGCGGGATGGTGAGATCGTGGTCTTCGACGACATCGACACCAACTGGATGAACAAGCCATCGAGTGGTGGCCACCGAACGCCGGGCAGCAACGAGGATGTTCTGAAAGTGACCAAGATGATTGGCCAGCTGCCCATTGCCGAGTACGAGGGATCACCGCGACGATTTGGTAGTCAAACGAATGCAGGAGGAGCACCGCCACCGCGAAAACGTCCGCCGGGCTTCCCGCAAAGGGTTTCGCCCACAACCAGTGGCGTGAATAATGCGACTGCCTCGGCCAAAGCATCGGTGGGCAACCTAATCGATCTGATCGACCACGAGGAGGAGAAGACGCCCACTTTCGATTACCTGTACGAGTTCTCAGAGACGCGAAAGGTGCTGGAGGAGTTCTTCAAGGCGAATCCGGAGGACTACGCCGCGGAAAGTGGCGACGATATAGCCAGTTCG cagcaacaggagtACCCAGCCACGCCCATGGAGCAGGCATATATTGGTCAGCGGCTGGCGCGAATACCCAAAGATGAGCTCTACATGGTGCACCGTTCGCCCATCAAGAAGCCA CCAAATGACCAAAATCCAGCGACGGCCTACCAGGAGCACAATGACATCGAGCTGTATATCGATTCGAATAGTCGCAGCAGCGGCGATCTGGCGGACACCGAGCTGGAGGCAAATTTGCGTAGGCATTCGCGCAACTTTACCCTTTCGCCGGAGACAACGGACTACGATTCGAATTGCGGCGATCTGGATAGTCTGTCCAATGACATCAACTGTCCCACGGATTATGGCAAACTGTATACGAGCATGCCCGTCCTGGAGGATGGCCTGAGCAGTGGTCATGCCTCCGACACCGAGAACAATGTCTCCGTGGTCTGTGACCAAAAGCAGTCGTCTCAGTCGCAATTCCAGCCGGTCCACGAGCACAACGGAAACGGCGAGCGGCTGGAGAACGGAGACTACAATGTGATGAGCGCCAGCATGGCCACGTTGACCACAGATGCCTCGCAATCGGCGCTGATAAGCGACTTTGCCTCGCTGCCTATGCCACCGGCACCAGCTCCAGTTCCGCCCccttcatcatcatcgccgCCCCAAATTGAGATCGCCGATGCCAGTGAATCCATGGCCATGGCCGCAGAGGCTGATAATCCGCTGGACAGTCACTATGGTGCCGTTTATGCAGCCGCTCTAACAGAAAAGTCAACTGCTCTGCCATCACAGGCTGCCTCGGAAATTCAGGAGGCCATGAAGGAGATTCGGTCCGCCTTGCAGCGGGCCAAAACGCAGCCGGAAAAGCTCAAGTTCTGCGACGAGGTGCTGCCCACAGATCCGGATTCCCCCGTTTGGGTGCCGCGCAAGACGACGGCGGTCTCGGTGGCTCAGGCTGCGGCAACGGCGGCGGACGAGGAGCCAGACACGGACCTGGAAACGGATCGACTACTGGGTCAGCAGCGGCACGACGAGCAGGATTTCTTCGCTGATCAG CAACTGGCGGATAGCAATGCTAACGAGGGAACAGAGATAGCCAGCAATGGACATCTGAATGGCATGGCCGTCGATAACAacaatccgaatccgaatccaatGGGCAATGCCAAGCCGCAGACTTACTCGACGGCCACCATTCGTCAGGGCATCGGCACCTCGCTGACGCCCAATTCGCCGGACATCTGCCAGATTGTTGGCACGGCGGACATCTCGATTAGTTCGCCGGAGAAGCTGCAGTTTAGCAAGAGTCCCACGGGCTCCATCAAGTCGCTGAAGGATTCGGCCAACTCGGACAAGAAGGCCAAGTCGCGCAACAAGGAGG GTCTTTTGGAACCCAAAGTTCTTATCGAGGGCGTGCTCTTTCGGGCCCGGTATCTCGGTTCGACTCAGCTTGTTTGCGAGGGCCAGCCGACCAAGTCGACCAGGATGATGCAGGCCGAGGAGGCCGTCTCCAGGATCAAG GCTCCCGAGGGCGAAAGCCAGCCGAGCACCGAAGTGGACCTGTTCATATCAACCGAGAAAATAATGGTGCTGAACACCGATCTCAAGGAGATCATGATGGACCATGCCCTACGCACTATATCCTATATAGCGGACATTGGCGATCTGGTTGTGCTGATGGCTCGTCGCCGATTCGTTCCGAATAGTGTGGTGGATCCAGCGACGGCCAGTCCCCTGGGCGATCCCCTTCCCAGTGCAGCGGCGGCGGGAATGGGTGAATCGGATGAGTCGCCGCCCAAGGAACAGGCCCTAAGCAAACATAATCGCACGCCCAAGATGATATGTCACGTTTTCGAGAGCGACGAGGCACAGTTCATAGCCCAGTCCATTGGACAGGCCTTTCAGGTGGCCTACATGGAGTTCCTCAAGGCGAACGGCATCGAGAACGAGAGTCTGGCCAAGGAGATGGACTACCAGGAGGTGCTCAACAGTCAGGAGATCTTCGGCGACGAGCTGGAGATCTTCGCCAAGAAGGAGCTGCAAAAGGAGGTGGTGGTGCCCAAGGCCAAGGGCGAAATCCTGGGCGTTGTGATCGTCGAGAGCGGCTGGGGCTCCATGCTGCCCACCGTGGTGATTGCCAATCTGATGAGTTCCGGTGCGGCTGCCCGCTGCGGTCAGCTGAACATCGGTGACCAGCTGATAGCCATCAATGGCATGAGCCTCGTCGGATTGCCGCTGTCCACCTGCCAGAGCTACATACGCAATGCCAAGAATCAAACTGCCGTCAAGTTCACCGTCGTGCCCTGTCCTCCGGTCGTCGAGGTCAAGATCCTGCGACCCAAGGCGCTCTTTCAGTTGGGTTTTAGTGTTCAAAATGGCGTG ATCTGTAGCCTTTTGCGTGGCGGCATTGCCGAGCGGGGCGGAGTACGCGTTGGCCATCGCATCATTGAGATTAACAACCAGAGCGTAGTGGCCGTTCCGCACGATACCATTGTCAAGCTGTTGTCATCCTCAGTGGGCGAG ATCCTCATGAAGACAATGCCCACGTCCATGTTTCGTTTGCTCACCGGCCAGGAGACGCCTATCTATATATAA